ATTTCAATAgtagtacttcctccgttccaataTAGTTGCAACATTGGAAAAACAAGCAGTATTCACTTATATCCCTTTATTTGAGATTAATTCGTAATCTAtaacttaaaacataatcaagtggaATCCTGTTTGATTCGCCtcgatgcaaagattattaatatcaaatttttataattttatattatacataattatagatattaaagattgaattagtgtattagaccgcgtgaaaaagcaaatgttgcaagtacTTTAAAACGGAAAAAATACAAATGTAGAACACATATCCAAGCTTAGTAGGAAAAGGTCAATGGGGCAACTAGTAGTGATGTAGGACTCTCAAcaaagatgaagagaatgtcttTTAAGGTTTACAGCGTATATGAACTACTGGGGAGATTTGAGTTGCTTTTCCGACTGTTTCACCATGTTTTCCTGCACAAGGTAGCCTCCGGGGGTCCTTCACCGATGATTAAGTCAGTAAGAGTTTTAAGATGATTGCTAATAAAGTTTATAAGGAATTAGAGCTATTTTTGTATGAGAGATAATACTTGGGTTTCAGTGTAAAAGTTACATTTTTCTTGGTGATGCATGACATTGTATATTTATAGTGGTGGACCTTAGGAGAGGTTCCCAAAACCCTAATGGTAGTTTAAGCTTTTACATTAAATGGAATCTTTCGCGGGATCAGTAGAGAGAAAAATAGAATACTTTGTAAACCTGTGTGGCGTTTGGTGATTTACCGATCCATACGCCAAGGTCCCCACGCTCTGTCTTTTAGTACACCTATATGGGTAGGGTACGAGGTAAGTGTGGTGTCTTGCCTTATGCGAGTGTTGACAGCTTTTTTGAGCATAACTGTTGTTgctgttggaaatacttcacatgtgagacaagatcccacatcgataaaatagtgggttgttgacttgcatatatagtgggtgagctaatcttcctactaccatatggttttgggaaataatgaacctcaccaagtgtatgtgcaagtcaacgctcttgacttgtggatttgtaggctcaagcccacgggtctcccgtgtccacacgagtgagccacggtgaaaattatgtgacgaattgtcacggccttaTAGTTGCTTCCCACCACGTCATCATTTCCGTTGTTAGCATTCTGCAGGATCAATCATCCTGCAGGTATTTGTAGTCTTCATTTTTTGCTAGAGTCCTTTTGATATGACTCTACTGCTTCTATGAGTCATGTAGTTCTAAGTCTTAGCTGAGGAGTAGGTTTAGTCCTCAAGAGAGCTAAATCGTCCTTTTCAAGGAGTCTGGACCTCTGAAGGGGTCCTAATTGCTTTGTCATGTTCTTCGTTTACGGTGGTAATTGAGATTTCTCCTCTTTCAGGGTCTTAAAACTAAAGATCACGTCCGGCAGATACACTTAATATCATCTATTCAACTATTTAACAAAAGGTATCAGTATTCTTCATCAATCCTAGCATCTGCCGCTGGTGTTTGTGTGGAAGACCAAAGCGCGACGAGGACTTTCACATCAAAACAACGTGCTCccttcttttcattttcatttctctctcttcttttttCTCATTCAATTTCATCCTTTATCTcctctattaattaattaaattaattgttaattaattagtagTAAATTCATTGTATTTGCTTGTGTATATAAAATTGGTCTACAATCTACATGTATATCAATTGTCAGGTTTATTCCTGCTAATTTGcaatttgtaatttcttcctttgaatGTACGCGTAACCTTTAATTGTTTGACAAGGCCGCTTCTTTCAACCTGGGTGCCCTCCATTTTTCTTGTTGAAGGTCAGTTTATTATCCATCTTCCTTTTTCCAATCTCATGCTCGCATTTCTTTGGGACCTCGATCTggggttttttaattttcttggaTCCTGTTCCAAATACTTGTATTTTCTACTGGACTTCGCAATTTCTGCTAATTTTTTCTGTAATTTTGACATGGGGTTCGGATTATGGATTAATCACCATTGAATTGAATGAATGACTTTATCAATTTGGATACTGACTTTGTTGTTACTTTCGTTTTCTTTTTTGGGATTAGGGTTCTAGACATATATTTGTCTATtgttgtgaattgtgattgtCACCCTAAACAAAGATCATTGCTTTACCTTCAAGTCCGTAACATtcatttttcaaattcaaataaaacttatttgtTGTGAATGTTCAAATTGTTATTTTGATGTTTCTTTCCTTTTTAGGGTCTTGAATTTGGGACATTTCAACAACAAAGCAAGTAATCACCTGTGATATTGAATCATTATTATTTCCATTTGTTTCTTGCTTATCATATCCACTGTGATCTTGAACAAATGGAATGTTAATTGCCTTTCTGCAGTTTTCCCTTTAATAGCAACATGAAATTGTGAATTTGGAGCTGAATAATCTTTTGGAGGACTTGTTCAGGGATGAAGTCCATGTTTAAGCAGGTCCTCTtactatttttcatttttgtggCTCTTGGTGGTAATGTCAAGGCGGAGTCTGGAAAGGTTGGTAGTCAGAGGTTAAGGGTTGCACCGTTGAAAGATTTTCGAAATGATGTTACCGAAGGCACAGGTGCTAAAGATGTCTTCAGTACTGAGTCCACTTCCAGCAATCTTAATGAGGGGAAAGGTGGGAACACTAAAGTTTCTGTCACAACAGTTGCTTTATTTACATTAGCAATGGCTGCTGCTAGTGGTTTTGGGGCAATTCCATTCTTTTTCGTTGAGCTTGATCCTCGATGGGAGGGATTATGCAATGGAATGGCTGCTGGGGTCATGCTGGCTGCAAGCTTTGATCTTATACAGGAAGGCCAGGAATATGGTCATGGAAGCTGGGTTGTCTTTGGGATATTGTCTGGTGCTATATTCATTTCACTTTGTAAGAAGGTGagaattttcatttctttgatAACGTTCAGTTATTTATGGctttaattcctaaaatatTTGTTTATCCATTGCTATGATTTCTTTTTTGAAACCGTTCCTATCCGGAGTTTTTAGACCATGCTGTCAATGAATTTACACAttgtcattgtttttttttttttatcaatggaACTTGCACCCACTAGGCCTGTGCACTTTCATGACCCTAGCCCGGGAGGATCATAAGGTGGCTTTCTCAACCTCTCTAAGAGGCCTAGGCCCAAGGACCAAGGAACAAGGCAAATGCTTCTCCCTTGATTTTAACCTATGACTTCATGCATAGGACATCTACATAAAATCCTTTAAATCTTTCTTGTAATAAATTTTTCTCATTGTTGTCCTCAAGCCCGAGTAAAAAAGGAGGGTTTACGGTAGGCTTATGGAGTAGAATTAAACCTAGTCACATCTCATGATGGTGAACCAAAAGGCAATTTTTCATTGACAACTACATTGCGTCTTGCGGCACCTCTAGATGGCATGCACCTAGAAACACTATGTTAGTGAAGAAAGATGTTAATGACCCATTAAAAATCAGCAGAGATTACCCAATAGAAAAGGTTAAGTAGGAGTGTTAGAGCTTTCATGAATTGTTGATGCTGTTGAAGCAGAGAGCCAACGAACTTCATATGCATCTAGAGAGTGTAACGGGCAACTTATTGTTTGTTATTGTGTTTGAGTGTGATTTGAGATCTAAAGGTTTGTAGTAAAAGCCTTTTGCATATGCAGTGCTTTCGAGTGTAAGTTTATACTCAAAACATCAAAACACAAATAATTTGGCtaagttattgttgaattgtttATCATACTAAAACCAAATTCTTTTCCTCGTTGATATTTTCCAACATTTTGCAAAGTGTTTTATTGTTCTTTGTGCTATATCTGAACCTTGGATCGATGTCTTGAGTTCTAATCAGAATGCTTATTATATATTGCATTCAGGTCCTAGATCGGTATGGTGAGGTAAACATGCTAGACTTAAAAGGTGCAGATGCAGCAAGAGTAGTTCTTGTGATTGGTATCATGACACTACATGCTTTTGGGGAGGGTGCTGGTGTTGGTGTTTCATTTGCTGGTTCAAGAGGTTTATCACAAGGTCTTCTAGTGACTTTAGCTATTGCTGTTCACAATATACCAGAAGGATTGGCTGTCAGTATGATGCTCGCCTCTAAGGGGGTTTCTCCTCAAAATGCAATGCTATGGAGTGTGCTGACCTCCTTGCCTCAGGTATTAATTTATGTTGTTtgcaattattttaatttcttactggaaaaatattttttaatagccTTTCCTTAATAATTGAATGAAGATGACCTTGAACATTGCTTTCAAATTCTCTCTCAATTATACAGAGCACAAAGTTAAGCTAATGACTGCAGAGTAGATGTTAAGAGATCATATCATAGTGCGAAAATAAGGTCGCATCACAATGCATCGACcatattgtaaaggttttcaaaataaaaccgATATTTCCCGCGTGAAAAGTGTTTTGGGCTGTTACAAGGACTTTTGATTCCGCCAATATTTTGCGTTACGATAATTGTATCACTCCCGCTACCGTTTCACCATGTCTTTACCGCAATTGCGACTCTTACCTCATTTTTGTACTATCATATAGTAAGCTATCCCACAAAAGATAATAATAGGATGGACACCTGTATGTTTCCTCGCGTCAAAAGCAAGCCTAATTAATTGAGTGAAGCAATGCAAGTACACTACCATCTCGAAAGTACACATGCGGCATGTTAACAACTTTCAAGATGAATAGAAAATAGAAAGTTAATAGATAACATTGGCATTTCTATGATGTTGCTGTGCACCAGTCTTAAGCTCAAAGGATTGAGTGGAATAAAACAAGTATACAACTAATCTTGTTATTTAGCCTGATGATGACTTtcataatgatgataatgatgcctTGTGGTTGCATTTTAGCTTACTCAAATTATTACTGTCCTTCCAAATCTGcattttacttgtttttttcaTGAATTTCTATGGATCAGATTAATGTACATGTGATGAGAAAAAAGGGTTACCCCATCTTGCTTTGTCATTCTCCTGatacattttctttattttataccTACTGCACCTTGGAAAGGTGTTTTTTGCCTGTTGGTTGCACTTGTTTGGAGAGTACTAAGGGGATAATTGTCCTGCATACCTTCTTGTATGGATGACGAGAgtaaactcatttgatttgtaaTCTGTCTAAACTGCAGCCCTTAGTAGCAGTACCAGCATTTGTCTGTGCTGATGCGTTCAACAAATTCTTGCCATTCTGTACTGGCTTTGCTGCTGGATGTATGATCTGGATGGTTATTGCAGAAGTTCTTCCAGATGCGTTCAAGGTCTTAACTTATTCTTTATCAACTCAGCTTCTGAATTTCACTGTATGAAATTGGGAGGTTACCAGTTATTTGTCATCTTGTGTTTACAGGAAGCCTCCTCATCTCAAGTAGCTTCAGCAGCTACACTATCTGTGGCATTCATGGAAGCCCTAGGCTATGTCTTTCAAAATTTCAGTAGTAACTATAAGTGAGCATTTTCTATCCATTTTATatctaattataaaattttatgttttggTTGCTGCTTTTGTTTGCTCGTGGTATAGCATCTTAAAGCAGCTCATTGGTCTTTTTTTGAAGTGTATTTGTTGGCTGCTGTGCATTAGTATTTATACATAGCTTGTTTCTTGTGTGTCCTTACAGATCAGAAGATGTTTCTGGCTTTGTCATCTCGTTACTTTTTGGCTTAGGGCCTCTACTTGGTGGTTTCGTCCTTGTTGCATTTGCTGTTGCATTTCATCTCCAGCATGCACTGTTGACTGGTCTAGCTTGTGGAATTGCTTTTGTCCTCGGCGCTTGGCGACCTATCCAGTTACTTTTATCCTCTAAAATGGGGCTTCTTCCCCTGTTAATGTTACTTGCATTGGGAGCCATCATCGTACATGTTCTAACTTCCAGCATCTTGAACGTGGTTAAACAAAAGAGGAATTCGAGCAATTCCGTGCTCTCTGTTACCGGCTGTTCATTGAGTGCCTTAACACTTCAGTCATTTTTATCATGCACAGCAATCGCTTTCCATGCTTTGGCAGAAGGCCTTGCGCTGGGAGTTGCAGCACCAAAAGCCTACGGGATCGGACAGTATATAGTTCTTCCTGTGTCTCTACATGGGTTAATCCGTGGAGCTGCTGCAGCGAGTAGCATCTTGGCGGCAACAGATAACTGGCATGGGTCGCTTGCAGCTGCAACATTTATTGGGTTGGTGGGCCCAGTGTCAGCAATCGGAGCTATAATAACAGGGATAGACTATAACGGGCTGGACCACTTGATGGTGGTTGCATGCGGGGGTTTACTTCCAATATTCGGAAGTATAGTAGCGAGAGCAGTGAAGTTAGATCGACCAAAGTGCAGTTTTGGTATGATAATCGGATTAGGTTTTGCTAGTGTGTGTCTAACGTTTACGAAAGTGCTCTGCTTGAATACACCCTACTGCAACTCTGCACCAGAAGCGGTTAGATGTTGAAATATTATGTTCAAACTATGAAACATGGAGACTAATAGATAGTATATCAAACTGCGGAATAGTGTTGTCTGTTGGTGTGTGCGACATATTCTCCATCAGGCTGTACATCTGATTTACACACACTTAGTTTGTACAGCAAAATTTGTGACTTGCGACTGTATCTGTATAACTTGTCTTTTGACTTCCATCATTACTGAATATTAAGCTACAATTGAATTTGATCAATGCTTTATTActattaagttttaaaatgaaatatacaAACGAAAGATTAATAGGAATAGTATTCTTTTTTATCTATTCAAGTAGGAGTATTTACACTAGATCCATATGTTACCTAAAAATCGTTGTTCTTGAAGCTTCATGTGATACTCTGAttgagttttaaaaaattttgatagactactcatctTAACATGTTAAATTAATAGGTTTATAATACTTACTTCAATAAGTTAGCAATTTAAggttaaaacaataatttaataacttaaaatgcctactcaaaatatcaacttaaaatgcctacttaaaatatcaactttaataggttataatactgacttcaataggttaaaaaCTAAAGGTTGAAACAAcaatttaataggttaaaatgcctaactccaaataccaacttttaaAAGGTTATAATGccaactctaataggttataataccaacttcaataggttataatattaacttcagtaggttataacaccaagtcaccaacttcaaatagGTTACACAATATGCGtgtttttgtagttttttttttttttttttttttttgtaataatacgCCGGTCTATTTGAGACGCATCTTTACTCAAGACCGTTTCAAGTATGAATTTGTGAttattaatttacttatttttctttgGTTTTACACCAAATACTTATTGAGCAAATTTAATAGGACACCGAGAATAGACTTttcatctcttctctccttcatAGATTTTGGACCATTGAAGGAAAAAATATGCAAATTTGCAATCAACGTTGAGGTCCATATGATGGacgttttatatatatatatatatatatatatatatatatatatatatatatatatatatatatattgtgcaCACTTTACATACTTGTATGATATATATAGAGAAGATGGAGAAGGGAAGGATATTCAGATGGGGTAGAGGAAGAAGAGATGGCAAAGCAAATGCAAAGCCACAGACCAAAGGACGGGAATCAATAAGGAAATATGCTGAGTTGGCAAATGACTGGGCAATGACATGGCAGCTTTGTGGTTAAAACACTATTCATTTGCATATTTGTGAATCTTGTCAAACCTTTAACCACATTTTATAGATAACTACTTGTACTTTCGAGTTTCAGGATAATATTTTACGCGTTTCAATTAACATCGACGAAGCACAGCTAAAGGCAAAACGAACGTCTTCATTGTCTTCTTAATTCTTTCTCATcctcatcatcaacttcataagTTATCACCTTGCTGTCCATTGGACAACTGCACATTGATTGAAGTTATCACTTCACACCAATGCACAAAtcagaattaaaaaaatgagcAAACAATCATGAGCACTAAAGTAGTAACAAAGAAATCATGAAGAAAAATATAGACCCAAGCAATTGAGCAAACAATCATGAGCACTAAAGTAGTACCAATACATGAAACCCAAGCAAATAATCAACAAGCACGAAAAATTCCACATAATGAATCAAATTTCAAAGAAAGATCAAACAATCAACAAATCCAGCGGTTGAGATTGCATCTTTATCCAATCACCAGCAATAACAATGAAAGTTCTGCATTAATGGAGGTGGAAGGATGCAAAGGAGGAGAGAAAGGGAAGAAGATAGCCATTTGTAAACACAACGAAGAATATAGTCTATGAACATTTCCACAGTATTGATACTTAATTCTGACTTGCCAGCAATTCATCTTCCAACACAGTAGTAAATGCAAGAAAGATATAAACTTTAAAGATTGTAatagaatcaaaaataaaaaggcaACCAAATAAGAAACGAATATGGGCAATAATCTAAGTCAAGAAGCCAAATTTGAAAATACCTTACTTCTTcaacaaaaagtttaaatatttttaaaacttgTGAATTACAAAGAAATTGATAAGATTAATTTCTGCACTTCAATAATTTTAGTCAAGAAGCCAAGATTTTCTTCAACAAATACAAGACACTTGAAAAGCGCCTCCCGAATT
The Amaranthus tricolor cultivar Red isolate AtriRed21 chromosome 11, ASM2621246v1, whole genome shotgun sequence DNA segment above includes these coding regions:
- the LOC130826894 gene encoding putative zinc transporter At3g08650, which translates into the protein MKSMFKQVLLLFFIFVALGGNVKAESGKVGSQRLRVAPLKDFRNDVTEGTGAKDVFSTESTSSNLNEGKGGNTKVSVTTVALFTLAMAAASGFGAIPFFFVELDPRWEGLCNGMAAGVMLAASFDLIQEGQEYGHGSWVVFGILSGAIFISLCKKVLDRYGEVNMLDLKGADAARVVLVIGIMTLHAFGEGAGVGVSFAGSRGLSQGLLVTLAIAVHNIPEGLAVSMMLASKGVSPQNAMLWSVLTSLPQPLVAVPAFVCADAFNKFLPFCTGFAAGCMIWMVIAEVLPDAFKEASSSQVASAATLSVAFMEALGYVFQNFSSNYKSEDVSGFVISLLFGLGPLLGGFVLVAFAVAFHLQHALLTGLACGIAFVLGAWRPIQLLLSSKMGLLPLLMLLALGAIIVHVLTSSILNVVKQKRNSSNSVLSVTGCSLSALTLQSFLSCTAIAFHALAEGLALGVAAPKAYGIGQYIVLPVSLHGLIRGAAAASSILAATDNWHGSLAAATFIGLVGPVSAIGAIITGIDYNGLDHLMVVACGGLLPIFGSIVARAVKLDRPKCSFGMIIGLGFASVCLTFTKVLCLNTPYCNSAPEAVRC